The Niastella koreensis GR20-10 genome includes a window with the following:
- a CDS encoding FecR family protein: MNQKEHIISLIARQLQGLATPQEADEIQQWLQSDAACQQEYEDMTLIWQKSGLLLAEPQFNTEIAWVKLDDQIALLTARERKPLHTVISIFFSPTAKAAAAVLLVAGMAAAGFWWHRHIQWQSFTAVAKNETITLPDQSVVVVRKGSTIKYLKQFDAAERRVELTGEAFFSVQHNERQPFLVTTGNSEVKVLGTSFLVHNTQTADEVVVVTGKVNVTDIKENNNKVIITKGQRAVLKQDHFYQDEVADSNFIAWETGQLNFTNTALPQVLQDISHFYGISVEVDPGLQTTAPSIPVTLHINNQPLGQVLDELKLITGLQVKKENGKTLFYRN; this comes from the coding sequence ATGAACCAAAAAGAACATATAATAAGCCTTATTGCCAGGCAACTGCAAGGGTTGGCGACACCTCAGGAAGCCGATGAAATTCAGCAATGGCTGCAATCAGATGCAGCCTGCCAGCAGGAATACGAAGACATGACCCTTATTTGGCAAAAAAGCGGCCTCTTACTGGCTGAACCTCAATTTAATACCGAAATTGCCTGGGTAAAATTGGATGATCAGATCGCCCTTCTTACAGCCCGGGAGAGAAAGCCCTTACATACAGTTATTTCAATTTTCTTTTCACCCACGGCCAAAGCCGCCGCTGCCGTTTTACTGGTGGCCGGGATGGCTGCCGCTGGTTTTTGGTGGCACCGCCATATACAATGGCAATCATTTACCGCTGTTGCCAAAAACGAAACCATTACCCTGCCCGATCAATCGGTAGTAGTGGTTCGCAAAGGAAGTACCATAAAATACCTTAAACAATTTGATGCTGCAGAACGCCGGGTAGAACTTACCGGAGAAGCATTCTTTTCTGTACAACATAATGAACGCCAGCCTTTTTTAGTAACAACCGGCAATTCAGAAGTAAAGGTACTGGGTACCTCCTTCCTGGTACACAATACCCAAACCGCCGATGAAGTAGTGGTGGTGACCGGCAAAGTGAATGTGACCGACATAAAAGAAAATAATAACAAGGTTATTATTACTAAAGGCCAACGGGCCGTTTTAAAACAAGACCATTTTTACCAGGATGAAGTAGCCGATTCCAACTTTATTGCCTGGGAAACTGGTCAATTGAACTTTACCAACACCGCACTCCCCCAGGTGCTGCAGGATATCTCGCACTTTTATGGCATTTCTGTAGAAGTAGATCCCGGTTTGCAGACCACAGCCCCTTCTATTCCGGTAACCTTGCATATAAACAACCAGCCGCTGGGGCAGGTACTGGATGAACTCAAGCTTATCACTGGTTTACAAGTAAAAAAAGAAAACGGTAAAACGCTGTTTTATCGAAATTAA
- a CDS encoding DUF4249 domain-containing protein, with translation MTKKRTPYYSLSWLFLLMLFVSACKKNFSSDQFEDGKLVVLAEISALDTVKIPIGKTIKVENGSLIRFEKVNDATVTITENNTTSWVLQPNYSAQYINNPTSVFTNKKRFKAGASYRIDINHPTLGLVSATTYIPLLPRLNRVDTFGTQFNGKEVLGAKITWRDSLDLDEYYIIEAVKELVKNNHFFIYRGKRYSYDEKSGKDFYETVKSTPGLKVMTDTVSLNKYTRLDLFTEDDQSENAKIDKLSNPFRRIFFLDHFFNGETYNTTIYIDKQFFVDPKQKGRVRLQLKSVSKDLYDYLKLYEKYKTDFGSVPTTQLVSPTGNVDNGLGVFGGSAKRERLYYFDVLL, from the coding sequence ATGACAAAAAAGCGCACACCATATTATTCTTTAAGCTGGCTTTTTTTGCTGATGCTTTTTGTCAGCGCCTGTAAAAAGAATTTTTCGAGCGATCAGTTTGAAGATGGCAAGCTGGTTGTGCTGGCAGAGATTTCCGCGTTGGATACGGTAAAGATTCCCATCGGCAAAACCATTAAGGTTGAAAACGGCAGCCTGATCCGGTTCGAGAAGGTAAACGACGCCACGGTTACCATTACAGAAAATAACACAACCAGTTGGGTATTACAACCCAATTACTCGGCACAATACATCAACAACCCCACATCGGTATTTACCAATAAAAAACGGTTTAAAGCCGGCGCCAGCTACCGGATAGACATCAACCACCCTACCCTGGGTTTGGTGAGCGCAACCACTTACATTCCGCTTTTACCACGCTTAAACCGGGTAGATACCTTCGGCACCCAGTTTAACGGCAAAGAAGTGTTAGGAGCAAAAATCACCTGGAGAGATTCGCTTGACCTCGATGAATACTACATCATTGAAGCGGTGAAAGAACTGGTAAAAAACAATCACTTTTTTATTTACCGGGGCAAACGGTACAGCTACGACGAAAAATCTGGCAAGGATTTTTATGAAACGGTAAAAAGCACGCCAGGGCTTAAGGTAATGACCGACACCGTTAGTTTGAACAAATATACCCGGTTGGATCTGTTTACCGAAGACGACCAGTCGGAAAATGCGAAAATCGACAAACTCTCCAATCCATTCAGGCGCATTTTCTTTCTCGACCACTTCTTTAACGGAGAAACGTATAACACCACCATATACATAGACAAACAATTTTTTGTTGATCCCAAACAAAAAGGCCGCGTTAGGCTGCAATTAAAATCTGTAAGCAAAGACCTGTACGATTACCTGAAGTTGTACGAGAAGTATAAAACAGATTTTGGTTCAGTGCCTACCACCCAACTGGTATCCCCCACCGGTAATGTCGACAACGGGCTGGGTGTTTTTGGCGGTTCGGCTAAACGGGAAAGATTGTACTACTTTGATGTTTTGCTATAA
- a CDS encoding DUF7691 family protein, which yields MGYYIFSYGIKTDQLIKSIGSNDADLLNGVLDTETFKLYSDQDFAGSVTTKHALEHLIFGKPYITESAHSYWYAFISICAYLGEALPATHEIKLGYETDIINDLLDKDFNLKINIEETLINGDHSFPLPQVRDWPLCGLINKGQLSALKTQFENINITDEMLEALLDEDDEKEMAYDSIKQIKENISYCIGKDLELISFCH from the coding sequence ATGGGGTATTATATTTTTTCCTACGGTATCAAAACTGACCAGCTTATAAAATCAATTGGCTCCAATGATGCCGATTTATTAAATGGGGTGTTAGATACCGAGACTTTTAAGCTTTACTCTGATCAAGATTTTGCAGGTTCTGTTACTACAAAACACGCTTTAGAGCATTTGATTTTTGGTAAACCATATATTACCGAGTCGGCACACTCTTATTGGTATGCATTTATTTCTATCTGTGCTTACTTGGGAGAGGCTTTGCCTGCAACTCACGAAATAAAGCTTGGATATGAAACCGATATCATTAACGACTTGCTCGATAAGGATTTTAATTTAAAAATAAATATTGAGGAAACGCTTATTAATGGAGATCATTCATTTCCGCTTCCTCAAGTTCGGGATTGGCCGTTGTGTGGTTTAATAAATAAAGGCCAGCTGTCCGCATTAAAGACACAATTCGAAAATATTAACATTACAGACGAAATGCTAGAAGCGCTTCTGGATGAGGATGACGAAAAAGAAATGGCATATGACAGCATAAAGCAAATAAAGGAAAATATATCTTATTGTATTGGAAAGGATTTAGAGCTTATATCATTCTGTCATTAA
- a CDS encoding RNA polymerase sigma-70 factor: MQEPEQLYRIFQEIFYKYYEPLCKYAFTIVKEPHSCEDIVQETFLRIWEKKQNLIGSEELTWYLYTAIRNNCLSFLEKKQKTVLGDFNSQEIVDTTPNDLPGHPAKEADYDALLKKALENLPPKCREVFVLSRVSNLTYKQISDSLGISIKTVENQMGKALKILRSYIRQKQGLSIILCIIFLFLTS; the protein is encoded by the coding sequence ATGCAGGAACCTGAACAACTATACCGGATATTCCAGGAGATTTTCTATAAGTACTACGAACCGCTTTGCAAGTATGCTTTTACTATTGTAAAAGAGCCGCACAGTTGTGAGGATATTGTTCAGGAAACCTTCTTGCGGATTTGGGAAAAAAAGCAAAACCTCATAGGTTCCGAAGAACTCACCTGGTATTTGTACACGGCCATTCGTAACAACTGCCTCAGCTTTCTGGAGAAAAAGCAGAAAACCGTGTTGGGCGATTTCAACAGCCAGGAGATCGTGGACACCACACCCAACGACCTTCCCGGTCACCCCGCTAAAGAAGCCGATTATGACGCCCTTTTAAAAAAGGCGCTCGAAAACCTGCCGCCCAAGTGCCGGGAAGTTTTTGTTTTAAGCCGGGTAAGCAATCTCACCTATAAACAGATCAGCGATTCGTTGGGAATTTCCATAAAAACGGTTGAAAATCAAATGGGTAAGGCATTAAAGATCTTGCGTTCCTACATCAGGCAAAAACAGGGATTATCCATAATTCTTTGCATAATTTTTTTGTTTTTGACGTCCTAG
- a CDS encoding helix-turn-helix domain-containing protein — MDSQKYTHQLEQFGKRLKQVRKEKGKTQLDIEVATGINNGDISRIENGKTNIEFITIAKLAEALDVEMFELFRFETSISKKEKGQVQKDRMIKKRK, encoded by the coding sequence ATGGATAGTCAAAAGTACACCCACCAGTTAGAGCAATTCGGCAAACGTTTGAAACAAGTAAGAAAAGAAAAGGGGAAGACCCAGTTAGACATTGAGGTGGCTACAGGTATCAATAACGGGGATATCAGCAGGATTGAGAACGGTAAGACAAATATTGAATTTATAACAATTGCAAAGCTTGCAGAAGCCTTGGATGTTGAGATGTTTGAATTATTTCGGTTTGAAACATCAATATCAAAAAAGGAAAAAGGTCAAGTGCAGAAAGATAGAATGATAAAGAAAAGGAAATAA
- a CDS encoding IS110 family transposase — MKQHASAASETRVKGRNIIDYSGKTICVGIDVHQKDYQVAKVYNGICLGNHRMAADSDALIKHLHSHYPGACFKCVYESCAWGFNLQRRLSVAGMDCIVVNAADVSTTDKERKRKTDPVDALKLARDLESRNIKGINIPDESLQKERNLIRYRSSVVSDINRSKNRLKSLLKFQGIEIPAAYAKNNWSNCFLRWVQEQALKDDFGDTLLLMLEQIRLLRQLLLKVETQLRQLRKGKYSSAARLATSVPGIGPTTAMLFLLEIGDINRFKGFDRLNSFVGFCPDKSSSGETDRDRGITSRRHKRLRTALIESAWQAIRKDPALLECYQALTKRMTGTYAIIHIARKLLRRLRTVMVTGVEYQKGMLA, encoded by the coding sequence ATGAAACAGCATGCTTCAGCCGCATCCGAAACCCGAGTCAAAGGTAGAAACATAATAGATTATAGCGGTAAAACGATTTGTGTGGGAATAGATGTCCATCAGAAAGACTATCAGGTAGCCAAAGTGTATAATGGGATTTGTCTGGGCAACCATCGAATGGCAGCCGACAGTGATGCATTAATAAAGCATTTGCATAGTCATTATCCTGGTGCTTGTTTTAAATGTGTGTACGAAAGTTGTGCGTGGGGATTCAATTTGCAAAGAAGATTAAGCGTAGCTGGAATGGATTGTATAGTGGTGAATGCGGCAGACGTGTCAACCACAGACAAAGAAAGAAAGCGTAAGACCGATCCGGTAGATGCCTTGAAGCTGGCCCGAGACCTTGAATCTAGGAATATAAAAGGGATTAATATACCGGATGAATCGCTTCAAAAAGAAAGGAACTTAATACGTTACCGCTCAAGTGTGGTCAGTGATATCAATCGAAGTAAAAACCGACTGAAAAGCTTATTGAAATTCCAGGGTATTGAAATACCGGCGGCCTATGCCAAGAACAACTGGAGCAATTGTTTTTTGAGGTGGGTGCAGGAGCAGGCGTTAAAAGATGACTTTGGAGATACGCTATTGCTGATGCTGGAACAGATCAGATTATTGCGACAATTACTGCTGAAAGTGGAAACGCAACTGCGTCAGCTCAGAAAGGGCAAATACAGTTCAGCGGCACGTCTGGCAACCAGTGTTCCTGGTATCGGCCCAACAACGGCGATGTTGTTCTTACTGGAAATAGGCGACATAAACCGATTTAAGGGGTTTGACCGGCTCAATAGTTTTGTAGGTTTTTGCCCTGATAAAAGCAGTAGCGGAGAAACCGACCGGGACCGTGGCATTACCTCAAGACGGCATAAAAGATTACGCACGGCATTGATTGAATCCGCCTGGCAGGCCATACGCAAAGATCCGGCCCTGTTGGAGTGTTATCAGGCACTGACTAAACGCATGACCGGCACATATGCAATCATTCACATTGCCCGAAAATTACTCAGGAGGCTACGAACCGTGATGGTAACCGGGGTGGAGTATCAAAAAGGAATGCTAGCTTAA
- a CDS encoding TonB-dependent receptor, producing the protein MISIQLTQAQRVSLFSRPYTPTFYKGSIRSFLDDINQHSPTIIEYSANFLDTGKVITLTGSPETIGAVLHQVLEGQKINLVEKNNKVIITPATAPLPEDFFISWYSVYGIIKEDVSGEPLVDATIWQPAQQRGSYSNNHGYFTIKLPEGKNELYLSYAGYETRRIEVNLKGNTRMDVFMTPKTDIQEVTVTTTPPAAEVEENKASKNAAGYDIILGESDVLRSFYLDPGVKNIPEITYGMLVRGGSPDQNVFLLDGNPIFNPTHLLGTLSIVNKTSLKSMYLYKKNFPARYGGGLSSVIDVMTKDGNMQKWQGEANAGLLAGSFTVEGPIKKDRSSIMVSFRQSWINPILRALKSGIDVDFYDLHVKFTQWVGKKDKIMINAYAGHDALQLHQNYSNNQQRWGNKAATLNWNRLLSARAFINSSFNISNYDNLAGFRYNLYDSSGRLVQNRVYNTYSSIKQYTGRTALEISPNNDIKINVGAKYSYTRIRPFDTNVSPDFADRPGDFNAFPPLTFSELAFFYENEFRLSKKVFLRPGVRLSFYDNHDYKNTSWQPRLYAVYRFDQHNQLDASYNHMTQYLHMVTNPYMGINSDAWVPSTAELNPEQSDMFNLGYSHRNNKKVSFYADVYYKQMTDVTNYAEGQNLFLNTADWGQSVKLGKGWAYGLETKAEHITDKWYLHLSYTLSWNWRKFADLNNGVKFPFKYDRRHEINAAATFKFNKHWSTSAFWMFATGDVYTLPNQVYPDFDDAQQISDPLAPREYRLIYHSSNAKMYRTLPYHRLDMSVSNYHSLGGGPLQSRLTVGVYNIYGSPSQYVYDLEGTLGKRSLVVTTKYQFFKITPYISYTVTF; encoded by the coding sequence TTGATAAGCATACAATTAACCCAGGCTCAACGGGTTAGTTTATTTTCGCGCCCCTATACCCCAACGTTCTACAAGGGATCTATCCGCAGTTTTCTGGATGATATCAACCAGCACAGCCCCACCATCATTGAATATTCGGCCAATTTTTTAGATACCGGCAAGGTAATTACCCTCACCGGTTCACCCGAAACTATTGGCGCCGTGCTGCACCAGGTGCTGGAAGGCCAAAAGATCAACCTTGTAGAAAAGAACAACAAGGTTATTATTACTCCCGCCACAGCTCCTCTGCCTGAGGACTTTTTTATTTCCTGGTATTCAGTTTACGGTATTATAAAAGAAGATGTGAGCGGAGAGCCCCTGGTAGATGCCACCATTTGGCAACCGGCCCAGCAACGCGGCAGCTATAGCAACAACCACGGTTATTTTACCATCAAGCTTCCGGAAGGAAAGAATGAATTGTACCTCTCCTATGCCGGTTACGAAACCCGGCGCATTGAGGTAAACCTGAAAGGAAATACCCGCATGGATGTGTTTATGACGCCCAAAACCGACATCCAGGAAGTAACTGTAACTACCACGCCACCTGCTGCTGAAGTAGAAGAAAACAAGGCCTCCAAAAATGCGGCAGGGTATGATATTATCCTGGGCGAATCCGATGTGTTGCGCTCCTTCTATTTAGACCCCGGCGTAAAAAATATTCCCGAGATCACCTATGGCATGCTGGTTCGCGGTGGCAGCCCCGATCAAAACGTTTTCCTGCTGGATGGCAATCCCATCTTCAACCCCACGCATTTATTGGGTACGCTGTCGATAGTAAATAAAACATCGCTGAAGTCGATGTACCTGTATAAAAAGAATTTCCCGGCCCGGTATGGCGGCGGGTTATCATCCGTTATTGACGTAATGACGAAGGATGGCAATATGCAGAAATGGCAGGGGGAAGCCAATGCAGGGTTACTGGCAGGTTCCTTTACGGTGGAAGGCCCGATAAAAAAAGACCGGTCTTCTATCATGGTCTCCTTCCGCCAAAGCTGGATCAACCCCATTCTGCGCGCGCTTAAATCGGGCATCGATGTTGACTTTTATGATCTGCACGTGAAGTTCACGCAATGGGTAGGCAAGAAAGACAAGATCATGATCAATGCCTATGCGGGGCACGATGCCCTGCAGTTGCACCAGAATTACTCCAATAACCAGCAACGCTGGGGCAATAAAGCCGCTACGCTGAACTGGAACCGGCTGCTAAGTGCACGCGCCTTCATCAACTCTTCTTTTAACATCAGCAATTACGATAACCTGGCCGGGTTCCGCTATAATTTATACGACAGCTCGGGCCGCTTGGTGCAGAACCGCGTTTATAATACCTATTCCAGCATTAAACAATATACGGGGCGTACCGCACTGGAAATATCGCCCAACAACGATATAAAAATAAATGTAGGCGCCAAGTATTCATATACCCGCATCCGTCCGTTCGATACCAATGTATCGCCCGATTTTGCCGACAGGCCGGGTGACTTCAACGCCTTCCCGCCCCTCACGTTCAGCGAGCTGGCGTTTTTTTATGAAAATGAATTCAGGTTAAGTAAAAAGGTCTTCCTGCGTCCGGGCGTTCGCCTTTCTTTTTACGACAACCATGATTATAAAAACACCAGCTGGCAACCACGCCTGTATGCAGTTTACAGATTTGACCAGCATAACCAGCTCGATGCTTCCTATAACCATATGACCCAATACCTGCATATGGTAACCAATCCATACATGGGTATCAACAGCGATGCCTGGGTTCCCAGTACCGCAGAATTGAATCCTGAACAAAGCGATATGTTCAACCTGGGGTATAGCCATCGCAACAATAAAAAGGTTTCCTTTTATGCCGATGTTTATTATAAACAAATGACCGATGTGACGAATTACGCAGAAGGGCAGAACCTGTTTTTAAATACGGCCGACTGGGGTCAAAGCGTAAAACTGGGTAAAGGCTGGGCATATGGACTGGAAACAAAAGCTGAGCACATTACTGATAAATGGTATTTACACCTGAGTTATACCTTGTCGTGGAACTGGCGCAAGTTTGCCGACCTGAACAATGGTGTGAAATTCCCCTTTAAATACGATCGCCGGCACGAGATCAACGCGGCGGCTACATTCAAATTCAACAAACACTGGAGCACCTCCGCCTTCTGGATGTTTGCAACTGGCGACGTTTATACCTTGCCCAACCAGGTGTATCCCGACTTTGATGATGCGCAGCAGATCAGCGATCCGCTGGCGCCCAGGGAATACCGGCTGATCTACCATTCCTCCAACGCCAAAATGTACCGTACGCTGCCTTATCACCGGCTAGATATGTCGGTAAGCAACTACCATTCATTAGGAGGAGGGCCTTTACAATCACGATTAACAGTAGGAGTATATAATATATACGGATCGCCCAGCCAGTACGTGTACGACCTGGAAGGGACCCTCGGAAAACGGTCATTGGTAGTTACAACCAAGTACCAGTTCTTTAAGATAACGCCATATATTTCGTATACGGTGACTTTTTAA
- a CDS encoding RNA polymerase sigma-70 factor codes for MKHNFRDKSLLLEFKRGNTHAFRVVYDMFFPSLCFFAKRLVDNDGEGEDIAADSFVKLLNRHDSFDTLPNIKAFLYITTRNACLNYLRYTQRQHSSKRELNRLQEKTDEHALSYMVHAEVLREVEFEIEQLPNRCREIFKLIYYERKPADDIAEQLGISINTVWVQRAKAIQLIRTNLLKKGMLSALLCFLLINQES; via the coding sequence ATGAAACATAATTTTCGGGACAAGTCTCTTTTACTGGAGTTTAAGAGAGGTAATACACATGCATTCAGGGTCGTGTATGATATGTTTTTTCCAAGCCTTTGTTTCTTTGCAAAACGATTGGTTGACAATGATGGAGAAGGAGAGGACATTGCTGCCGACAGCTTCGTGAAATTGCTGAACCGGCACGATTCCTTCGATACGCTGCCAAACATAAAAGCATTTTTGTACATCACTACCCGTAATGCCTGTTTAAATTACCTGCGTTATACCCAACGCCAACACTCCTCAAAAAGAGAACTGAACAGACTACAGGAAAAAACCGACGAACATGCACTGAGTTATATGGTGCATGCAGAAGTGCTGCGCGAAGTGGAATTTGAAATTGAGCAACTGCCAAACCGCTGTAGGGAAATTTTTAAGCTGATCTATTATGAACGTAAGCCAGCTGATGACATCGCAGAACAATTGGGAATTTCGATCAATACCGTTTGGGTGCAACGGGCCAAAGCCATTCAACTGATCCGCACCAACCTGTTAAAAAAAGGAATGCTTTCCGCACTGTTATGCTTTCTGTTAATTAATCAAGAATCTTAA
- a CDS encoding recombinase family protein, producing MKIADLYIRVSTDEQADKGYSQRDQEERLRRYCQIQNIEVRKVIYEDHSAKTFIRPEWNKYLLFLRKNKNTADLVLFIKWDRFSRNAGDAYQMISILRKLGIEPQAVEQPLDLSVPENKMMLAFYLAAPEVENDRRALNTFHGMRRAKKEGRYLGIAPTGYINRTSEAGKKYIEPHEPQASIMKWAFETLAEGCFNAEQIYKMAKEKGLKSTKSNFWMNIRNPLYCGKIVIPKYKDEEAHTVKAQHEPLVSESVFYQVQDVLDGRKRHYRPMYVANTTLPLRGFLICPKCTKKLTGSKSKGRTQDYFYYHCTGGCKCRFRAEFVNDIFVNELKKFVPRPEYLELYQITLQEAWYDQSNHSQDDKRQISNQITEQEGRLTYLRDLLSTQKIEPDDYRKMKAEYTDKIEKLLGKLASSSQTPVDFDGLLSTGLQNLMNLERLYKNGDIVKKREIIGSIYPENLTIDGFGVRTARLNEAVSLIYSLGAGSSPKKKQDKRKKSVLSCLVTPSGFKPETF from the coding sequence ATGAAAATTGCAGATTTGTACATCAGAGTGAGTACCGATGAACAGGCAGACAAAGGCTACTCACAACGTGACCAGGAAGAGCGTTTACGCAGGTATTGCCAAATTCAGAACATCGAGGTGCGAAAGGTTATTTATGAAGATCACTCGGCAAAGACCTTTATCCGGCCAGAATGGAACAAGTACCTGCTTTTCTTGCGAAAAAATAAAAACACCGCCGACCTGGTGCTGTTTATCAAATGGGACCGGTTTAGCCGAAATGCCGGTGATGCTTACCAAATGATCAGCATCCTTCGAAAGTTGGGAATTGAGCCGCAGGCCGTAGAACAGCCTTTAGACCTTTCAGTACCGGAAAATAAAATGATGCTGGCTTTTTATCTGGCCGCGCCAGAAGTCGAGAACGACCGCCGCGCATTGAATACATTTCACGGAATGCGGCGGGCCAAAAAAGAAGGTCGATACCTGGGGATTGCTCCAACTGGTTATATAAACCGAACCTCCGAAGCCGGAAAGAAATACATTGAACCGCATGAACCACAAGCCAGCATCATGAAATGGGCTTTTGAGACATTGGCAGAGGGGTGTTTTAATGCCGAACAGATCTACAAAATGGCCAAAGAAAAGGGCCTGAAGAGCACCAAGAGTAATTTCTGGATGAATATTAGAAACCCGCTGTATTGTGGCAAGATTGTAATTCCAAAGTATAAGGACGAAGAAGCGCATACTGTAAAAGCACAGCATGAACCGCTGGTTTCTGAATCTGTATTCTACCAGGTGCAGGATGTGCTGGACGGCCGTAAAAGACACTACCGCCCCATGTATGTGGCAAATACAACATTGCCCTTGAGAGGCTTTTTAATCTGTCCTAAGTGTACCAAGAAGCTCACCGGTAGTAAATCAAAAGGGAGAACACAGGACTACTTTTATTACCACTGCACTGGTGGTTGCAAATGCCGGTTCAGGGCAGAATTTGTGAACGACATATTTGTAAATGAACTGAAGAAATTTGTTCCCCGTCCGGAGTATCTGGAACTGTACCAAATCACCCTGCAAGAGGCCTGGTATGACCAGTCAAATCATTCGCAGGACGATAAAAGACAAATTTCCAACCAGATCACCGAACAGGAGGGTAGATTAACTTATTTACGGGACCTGCTTTCAACCCAAAAAATTGAGCCGGATGACTACCGGAAAATGAAAGCAGAATACACGGATAAAATAGAAAAACTATTGGGAAAACTGGCCAGTTCATCACAAACACCAGTAGACTTTGACGGCCTTTTAAGCACAGGATTGCAGAACCTGATGAATTTAGAGCGCCTATACAAAAACGGTGATATTGTAAAGAAGCGGGAAATAATTGGTTCGATATACCCCGAAAATTTGACGATTGACGGATTTGGAGTTCGAACCGCCCGGCTCAACGAAGCCGTTTCGTTGATATACAGTCTGGGCGCGGGTTCCAGCCCAAAAAAGAAACAGGACAAGAGGAAAAAATCCGTCTTGTCCTGTCTGGTGACCCCGTCTGGATTCAAACCAGAAACCTTTTGA
- a CDS encoding 23S rRNA (pseudouridine(1915)-N(3))-methyltransferase RlmH translates to MKIQCWSIGKNHESYVKEGIEDFTRRLSKYFPVEWNLIPTPKNAGMLSEMDLKKKEGETILEWLKKDDYLVLLDERGHSFTSPQLAEFLQTRANDSVKTLVFLIGGVYGVDEAVFKRANTTWSLSKLVFPHQLVRLILAEQLYRACTILRNEKYHHS, encoded by the coding sequence ATGAAAATTCAATGCTGGTCAATTGGTAAAAATCACGAGTCCTATGTAAAAGAAGGCATTGAGGACTTTACCCGCCGGTTATCGAAATACTTCCCGGTAGAATGGAACCTTATTCCCACCCCAAAAAACGCAGGTATGCTTAGCGAAATGGACCTGAAGAAAAAAGAAGGGGAAACCATTCTGGAATGGCTTAAGAAAGACGATTACCTGGTATTGCTCGATGAACGGGGGCATTCGTTCACTTCGCCACAACTGGCTGAGTTTTTACAAACCCGGGCCAATGACAGCGTTAAGACCCTCGTTTTCTTAATTGGCGGCGTTTATGGCGTTGATGAGGCGGTGTTTAAAAGAGCCAACACTACCTGGTCTTTATCCAAACTCGTATTTCCACATCAGCTGGTGCGTTTGATCCTGGCCGAACAATTATACCGGGCATGCACCATTCTGCGGAACGAAAAATATCATCATAGCTAA